GGATAGTTATGTAAAGTAACcattttaaaaactaaaaacgaaaacatataGACAATTCTGGTTAAATCTTCTAACCAATATCAATCTGTgtattggaaatattaattcttcttatttttcccATTCTGATAACCGGATATgtacaaaagtatttacaaatacatttacatCACTAATATATAGTCAAATATCTCAGGGGCAACTTAAATAATCATGTATAATAGTCTGCAAtaatttagttaaaaattaatacttcCTATGACAAatctttgattaaaaaaaacgTATACGACTAACAAGTACTTGTAATCTACAATCACTATAATACGATACAAACATCTCTCTGACAAACCGTCGACGATAAAAATCTAGTTACCTTTTTTCTGTCCTACCGTTACACATAAgtgaaaaaattccaatatatCCATCCTTATACAAGTTAAGTCCAAAAGATTACTTTGTAATAAGTATTTATCATGAATAATTACGtctcattttctttaaattcagTTCAATGTAAGGCGCTTCTTACACCTGGAAATATATCTCGAGTCATGACAATGACGAAAATTGCTCGAAAAACCGCGAGATTAAGCAACTTTATAAAGACTGTCATACTCGACCTTACAAAAACACGacaatgaaagaaaagaagtaaaagcaaaagtaattaaaaaaggaaaaataattgtattgtGAATATCCTTTCAAGTGTTACCTGAATTTCGGATGTACAAGTTGAACTTCTTTCGTTCAAGAATTACAACTTGGCCAAAGGCACGATtgatgtatattaatttatatggaaagtatttttgtaaaagaatATGACAATCGAAGAAACATctttaaaaatgagaaatagaaaattgcttTTTGTAGCAAAGCTATTTAGAGCCACTACCTTTGACCCtgacttaaaaaaaaaatctcgaAAATTCTAATTCCTTCTTTTGTGTCTTTTCTACTTTAATCTTTAATCTACGAATAATAAGTagcatttcttctttttcttttttcttttctttaattcacACCTTTGGTGTACTCAGCTTTCAGTTGACCCAGCACtaattttatatcgtaaaaaGTAGGTCGGTTTTCAGGTTGTAAGTCCCATGCCTGGTAAAGAATATTTACtttgtaacaacgtataacagaatttttaagtatatatatcatagaaaatttgtatacatACTTGTCTCATGATATCGTAAACTTCGTGAGGACAACCATCAGGTGGCTCCATTTTATATCCTTTTTCCACACACTTCACAACGTCGGCTAGTGGCTGAAATCAACAGTGAAGAAAATCAATGTGGATTACTTTAACACAGACGATAGTCCGGCAAGAAAACATACATAGAACTCTACTCACAATTCGTGGATATGGTACACGTCCAAAGGAATAGATCTCCCACAAGAGTATTCCAAAACTCCACATATCAGACTTATTTGAAAACTTCTGAAAACaagaaattgcaaattgcGTATATACATGAATAATGTCGTTAAAATTGAACATTGTGGAATCGTTATTTCACAACttgatatttacattttgCTTTAAAGCCTCTGGTGCAGTCCATTTGATGGGCAGCTTCCCTCCTTCGAGAGAAAAATTTTCGTCCCGTGCCAAACCGAAATCCGACACTTTCGCAGAGTTATCCTCCGCGACGAGAACGTTTCTCGCGGCCAGATCTCTGTGCACTACGTGTCTGGATTCTAAATACGCCATGCCTGCGCACGTGTCGCTGAAAGGGAACAAAATGCATATTTAAAACCAGCCCTCTCTGACACACGAGacgatataatttatgcaAAGTGTAACGGCGCCCTGATTTCAACGAAGCTTCGTagataaacagaaaatattttacctcTTGCGTTCAATCAACTTCTGCTAAATTTACATTCAATAAATTAAGCTTTGACTCAATTTCGAGTAATGTTAGTACATGCTACTTATTTCAAGATTGCGTCAGTACTACTTATTATACAATAGCATTGGATTATCTGTCACATGTATCAATTTAACTTTTGTTTCAACGAGTAGAAAGACATAATATCttaagaagaattttaaccaagactatatattttgtatctttatttaaCAACAGAAAAACAACGATTGAGCCAAACTACAATGGTCCAAAGAACGTAGCACAATATTTTTagatcaaagaagaaaatcttTGTCATCAAATGAGAATCAAGACAAGTATTCGTGCATATTGTTCACTCGCATTTTCAAATGAAGTTTctggaaattttataacaacgGAGAAATACGATTGAGTTGAAAATGAAGCGAAGAACGCAACATGCGCAGACTTTAAGAGGTCATGGCGAGTAGGTCGCGTACCAGCATGGAGAACGCGAGCAAACTACCACTCGTATTTCTCTATTTCGCAAACTATTCGATATCTACGCAAACGAGCATCCGTTTATATGCAAAGTTTCGAAGAAATCAGCGCGTGACACCTCGCGTGTTTCCCCAGCGAAGCATAAATCCAGCTGCATCCGTGCTTTTTACGTACTACGCGAAGTTGATCTGGTCCTTCTTGGAAACGTGCAGTCTCCCTCTTGATCTCAGGTAATCCACCAGGGATCCTTTACTCATATATTCCGTAACCAGGTACATGTGTTGATTATTGAAAACAAGGCCGAGCAGTTTGACCAGATTATCGTGGATCAGCGAAGTCATGAGACTCGCCTCGGCCAGAAACCTCTGCGCCGCCTCGCTGTTGTCTTTCAGCATTTTCACGGCGACCCTTTCGCCCCGATAAACGCCCAGCAACACGTCACCGAACTCTCCTTTGCCGATACACTCCCTCAATTCAAGCTCGTGGGTCTGTATAACCCAACCAGCATCGATGAACGCCTTTAGATCCACGCAGAAGTCCTGTTTGCCCTGTTTAGGCAGAGATTTGGTGAGCTGCGTGCACAATCCATCGGCATCCTGCTCGTAATGCTCGACCAGCAAGGCcagattttcaaaaaattcttcttcgtcgaTAGTTAATTGTTTGTTCGTGTATTGCACTCTGTAATGTTGGACACGGCCCTCGTAGCACACGCACAGCGTATAGTCGCCGGGGAAATTCGTCGACTCCCGGACTAGGAACAGGCCGTCCTCGCGCGGCCGCAACAATCGTTCGGCAGTTTCCCTCGATATCTTCCCGTGGAACCATCTAAAAACAACGAATAATCGTGAGATTGCgtgaaatgaaattcgatTAATACGCCGATTAGCGGATAATCGTGCGAGCCGATATTCTCGCCAGGACATTTAAAAGGAGAAGATGCCTATAGGCAGAAGTTCGAGGGTCTCTTAGCAAAAATCACCTTTGtcatttgaatttcttttatcaaaatgtaTATCATATTACACAATTGATGCAAGTATATTTATAGTTACATCATAGAGGAATTATTTCTACTCAAATCATATACAGTTATAGAATAAAGATCCTTCTCGCGTCGTTGAATTTTCACTCGAGTACAAGTCACGGCATATACATAAgtcatttttcataattatattagaaCCACGTGAAATTCATAAAAGTTACGTAAAAAGTATGTACGAACACGATAACTATAGTATATATCAGAGAACCGTGTTTTATGTAgacaaagaatttttattattctacgTTTCCGATTTATTTTTACCTGAGAAATCTCAtcttatctatatatatatatataaattcgatccaataaagaatttctacaaaaatcaCATACTGCAAAACACAAAACTAGGGTCGACCATCCAATCGTTTCTTATACAATCGACGTAATTTCGCGATGGTGCAAGAAAGAAATACGTACGGCATAGCGTTGAGTTTGACCTCGTGCCTCGGATTCGCCGATAACGCAGCAGGATTGCTAGCATTGGTGACGTTCGAGGTGAGGATTACCGGTGGTGAGCCGGTGTTCATGTGACTGGTTATATTAGCAGAGGTGACGTTCGAATGCGTAGTCATCGTCGGTGATACTGGATGGGACGGAATGTTACTTGTAGACAAGTTGGAAGGAACGTTGTGTTGCGTGCTATTTTGTATAAGGGGATGGGATGTTACGTTTGAGGGGATCGTATGGTGATTTTGATTGCCATCGAGCTTCGCTTGCCGCGCTGGCGCTGACACATTCGGGTATCCGCCACCCGCATTGTGATACGTTGGCATCGCAACTCCCGCAGTGGCCTATGCGAACCTACaaaaaaacgaagaattttaaaCACATTTTCATTCGCTGTAAAGTGCACGGCTCCTTTTTATCTTTCGAAAGAAGAGCAACACGCGCCGTTTCACAAACTGACCCGATTATTTTGAACATCTTCACCTTTTCACGCTGCTATTCTCGAGTCTTCCTATCGACGAAAAACGCCTCGAGTTTAAGCAACATACGAGAGAATCCAATTTTACGGTAAAATTTGTGTGTAAAAATTAGCAACTCTTTCGCTTCTTcagatagaaaattcaaagacTGTCCTTAATATTTgacgatatttttatcgtgaTTCGCATCAAGATTTCTTAGTCTGTAATTCGCAAGCAGGtagtgatatatttttttaaagagtAGATTTCAGACGATGCGTCTACACGTGTGATACGTTTTACCacgtagaataaaaaaaagtcgTGATAGTTTAAACGAAGATGGCAAGCTGaacgttcttttatttctgcaaGACCTTCGCTTTCGCATGATATCATTTCCATATTTCAGTAACTCCAGTCACTTTTCTTGATTCTGCAAATTTGACGTTAGTGAGACGTATAAATCGTAGTACTAACACTAACCTTAAGATTAGAACTATAATTTGACGACTATGAATCGATACTTGAAGACAATGCGATTGCAAACGTTTATTTGCAAGCGTCAGAAACGATAAAGCAACCAAGCTTCTTCGAGCAAGACTGAAATTGATAAACACGCTCCTAATGAATGAACTTCAAACCTCGTAAGAAATGTCCTTAAGAAGTCATGAATCATAACATTGTCATTCAGAGCACCGTGACTTGATACATCTTCCTCAGTTAATAGGTACGAAACTGTTCAGAATGAATGAAACATTCCGTGTACGAAAGTCGAATTACGTTTCGAACGACTCGACGGTGATATTtgccgtatttatattttatttcgtttcaggctattaaattgttttcgtttaacTCGTGCAATGTTAAGGAAATTTATTCGCATACTGGATGCGTTATggcgaaaaagaaattttgattttctcaTATTCGATCGACTAATACTTCACTTTTATTGTTTGTCGATCTCCAAACGACAGGGCTTTATTTCATGGCatcgtttttataaataaaatgatatttatcaaGTAAACGACGCATGTTTCTCCTTGTTGCTGTTTTTCTTCTATGAACAAGGACAACGTCTCGATCATACCATAGTCAACGCCTAATCTCCGCAAACTAAGTCAAGGACTTATTAAATCAATCTTCCAGTTTTGTCTGTGGTTTTAAACTTTTCTTATAATACATACGGTGTATTgcaaataaaacgaaacgtaACCTATATTCGCATCTTAATATCTGATCAACAATTACGAAGATCGCGATTAAGAAGAGTAAAATTATCTCcaaatacgaataatttccTCTCATAAATTAGGAGGTAATTATAAAAAGCAAactatatataactatttgCCTATGTAAAACAAGTAATTTCATACGAATAAATCGGAAAAAATATTCCTATTTAAATGTAGCAAAAATCCAATTTTGTCacatagacaaaatacagaggACGCATCATATTCTTGTGGATTAGTGAGATATTAAAGGAATTGTTTCATGTTCGAGGGATAGCTTTCACGATATCAAAAAGTTATAAAGAATGTCTTGGCTCTTGGTATGCCACGTTTGCCAGAAAACAAGCTTTAGATATCCGGTTTCTCGAGTAACAACCAtaaagatttgtttcatcGTGGGGGAGGGGGGATTCGGTTCCAGAGCATGTGGTTCGAGCGTTGATTTTGTCTTTGAGATACACGATAGCCCTgtgctttttctttcttccttctttgcACTTGCATATCGGTTAACGATACATTGCGTTCCATGTTAACGGACACAATGATCGCGAACACACGAATGCTTTTTACGCGATCCACCTAACAATGTCAcgtttgattaatatttgtcGCGAGAGCAAGCGTAGCGAGCGCTTAAGCGAATCGTTGCGTCAAGCAGTTTCCGGGAAGTCCTGATTTTACCATGA
This Bombus pascuorum chromosome 1, iyBomPasc1.1, whole genome shotgun sequence DNA region includes the following protein-coding sequences:
- the LOC132915824 gene encoding tyrosine-protein kinase CSK, with product MPTYHNAGGGYPNVSAPARQAKLDGNQNHHTIPSNVTSHPLIQNSTQHNVPSNLSTSNIPSHPVSPTMTTHSNVTSANITSHMNTGSPPVILTSNVTNASNPAALSANPRHEVKLNAMPWFHGKISRETAERLLRPREDGLFLVRESTNFPGDYTLCVCYEGRVQHYRVQYTNKQLTIDEEEFFENLALLVEHYEQDADGLCTQLTKSLPKQGKQDFCVDLKAFIDAGWVIQTHELELRECIGKGEFGDVLLGVYRGERVAVKMLKDNSEAAQRFLAEASLMTSLIHDNLVKLLGLVFNNQHMYLVTEYMSKGSLVDYLRSRGRLHVSKKDQINFAYDTCAGMAYLESRHVVHRDLAARNVLVAEDNSAKVSDFGLARDENFSLEGGKLPIKWTAPEALKQNKFSNKSDMWSFGILLWEIYSFGRVPYPRIPLADVVKCVEKGYKMEPPDGCPHEVYDIMRQAWDLQPENRPTFYDIKLVLGQLKAEYTKGVN